The nucleotide sequence CGACGCTCAACAAACGGCAGTACCACGTCTTTGCCAATTAAGTGCTTGTAACGTGGATCTTCCGGGTTAACGGCCACGCCGGTATCACCCAGCATGGTTTCCGGACGAGTCGTCGCAACTACGATATGCGCGTGTTCGTTACCGTCTTCGTCTGTGTAGGTTAAGCCGTCGGCCAGTGGGTATTTCAGGTGCCACATCTTGCCTTTCACGTCTTTGTTTTCGACTTCAAGGTCAGAGATGGCGGTGTGTAATTTCGGGTCCCAGTTAACCAGGCGCTTACCACGGTAGATCAGGCCGTCTTTGTATAAACGAACGAAGACTTCCTGAACCGCTTTGTAGAAACCGTCGTCCATGGTGAAACGTTCGGTTTCCCAATCTACTGAGTTACCTAAGCGACGCATCTGGCGGGTAATGGTACCGCCGGATTCTTCTTTCCATTCCCAGATCTTTTTGGTGAATTCTTCACGGCCTAACGCGTGACGATCAGGCTGGCCTTCTGCTGCCAGTTTACGCTCAACCACCATTTGGGTGGCGATACCGGCGTGGTCGGTACCGACCTGCCACAGAGTTTTGTTGCCGTTCATACGCTTGTAGCGGGTGAGGGCATCCTGAATGGTGTGCTGGAACGCATGACCCATGTGCAGCGAGCCGGTGACGTTCGGCGGCGGAATCATGATGGAATATCCTTCGCCGGTCAGGTGGTCTTGGTAAGGCTTGAAGTAACCTTTCTCTTCCCACTGCTGGTACCAGTTTTGCTCTAAGGCGTTGGGTTGATACGTCTTATCCATAGTGCTCGTTTGCTACTCGTTCGTTTAATCGAATTGGTGTTGTCAAAAAATGGGCCGCATTATAACGGAACAGCCTGCAAAATGCAGGCTGTTAAAAGGAAGGGTGAATCGTCGATTGCTTCTAAAGCTTATCGTGTAATGCCTTGCGTAACCGGGCTTCAATCTCGGGCAGCATCTCTTTCACCAGTTCATCAATAACGGCGGCCTTTTCGAGTGAGCTGATGCCGTTTTCATCGGTTGAGGCGCGCTGCTTTTCATGGTCAAAGCGAAACGGCTCTTCTGGTGCATTGCTCATGATTTTGGCCATGGTCGCCTGGGCTTGCTCGGCGCTGTATTGCGCAGCCTCGCGTTCCTGAGCCAGCTTTTCCAGAATGGCCTTGGGCAAGAATGGATTGCTCGATGAAGTGGATGTCACATTGTCTTTCGGAATGGTGACTGAGCTACGGTCGAAATGCTCGGGGATCGGGGATTGGGCTTCGTTGTTGGTATTTGCCTCTGGAGCCGGATCCGGAACAGCACGCAATGCCGGGCCGCTGTTGACGCTTTTTAGTGCCGGTGCTGCATCCTGTTTTTGTACCGCAGGCACTGCAGTCAACGGTGTTGGCTGGCTGTCAGTTTGGCTTGGCAGTGTCAGGTCGGCCGTGTCATCGATACCAAACAGATCATCCAGAACCGGAATGTCAGTCATGGGGTCGAGTGTTGGTATGATTTTATCCTGGTCAACCTGATCCGTTGCTGCATCGTCAAGAACACGCTGCAGGGTTTCCAGTTCGTCTAATAAGTCGCGAGGCTTGTCAGTGGTGCTCATCAACGCAGTCTCATATCTTCGTGGGTAATTGGATAACCACGATCTTTAAGAAATTTGTAATGTTTACGAGTGTAGTCCAGTACGTCGTCATGTTGTACCACGACTTCGATAAAACGATAAAAGCGTCCAAAAAAGTCAGGCATTTTTCCACTCAGGTTGATCAGGACATCATGTTGATGGGCTGGAAAGTCCTGATGCTCCGGGTCTGTGTGCCAGTTGATGCACACCTGGCCTGGGCTATTGTCTGGGTTTGCCTGACTGCTGCCACTCAATGAATGTGGGATAAACGCTTCAGGGTGGTGACACCACAATAAATCACTCAGCTCTTTGGCCTGTTGTTCGTTATCGACCTGCAGCAGGATGTTGTTACCCTTGCGTACGGCTTTCTGGGTCAGGCGACAAGCAAACAGCCACTGGTCGGTGATGTTTTGCCCACCCAGAATATAAAAATACACCTGGGTCATGCCGATTCTCCGTTGGTATCGTCCGGCTCTTCGGACAGTACAAACTGATGCAGAACCACATCAATGCTGAGGGAAAGCTGTTCGTGTTCAAGCAGCCGTTGGCGCGCTTCGGTATTGGCCTTCCAGACATGAGGGGTCATCAGTAGCAGGTCGTGTATCTGCTGGCTGGATGTCAATTCGATGGTGTAATTAAGCGGCTGCTCGTTAACGCAGATGAAGCCATGCTGCGACATGACCTTTGTGGGGTTAAAGCAACTGTCTTTCACTTCCGGGTAGAGGATGTCGCGCATCTCGCGCAGGTGAGTTAATCCGGTGTTGATGGTGAACACGGTACCAGACGGTTTTAATACACTGCGAAACCCTTCGGGCATCAGGCGAGTGAATAAACAAGTGATGGCATCCAGTGATTGGGGTTGAAATGGTAGTGCAGCACCCGAGGCTACCAGCCATTCCGCTTGCTCACTTTTAAGGCCGGACTGCTTGCTTCGGCGAGCCGCGCTTTTGACAGCTTCTTTAGAAATATCAACACCATAGCAACGATTGTTAATGTTGTTTGATGTTAAATGATTTGCCAGTCGCTCGGTGTAATACCCTTCACCACAGCCAACATCGCACAGTTGCATGGGGCTGTTTGCGCTTGCTTGCTGAACGGCGTTGTTCAGTAAGTCTGAAATGGGTTGATATACACCGGAATCCAGCAAGCGCTGACGGGCTGCCACCATCTGGGCATCATCACCAGGTGCTTTCGAACGTTTTTTATGTGCCAGTAATAGATTGAGATACCCCTGGCGGGCACGATCAAAGCTGTGGTTGTTAGCACAGTACCAGTGTTTGTTGTCGTCACTGCTCAGTGGCGCCTGACACACCGGGCAGATCAGAAGAGAAGCTAAGCCATCAGTCATATCAATCAGCTGCTAACAGCAGTTCCAGCATGCGCTCGTAGACGGTCGTCAGGGTGTTGAGGTCATCGGCAGATACGTGTTCGTTGACCTGGTGAATCGTGGCATTAATAGGACCCAGCTCCAGCACCTGGGCGCCGGTGGGGGCAATAAAACGACCATCGGAGGTTCCGCCAGCCGTCGACAATTCAGTATCACGGCCGGTAATTTCTTTGATTGCCTGAACGCTGGCATCCACTAATGGGCCGCAGTCGGTCAGGAATGGCTGGCCGCTCAGGTTCCATTCGATGTCGTATTTCAGGCCGTGCTTATCGAGAATGGCTTCGGTACGTTGTTGCAGAATCTCAGCCGTCAGTTCGGTGGAAAAACGGAAGTTAAAAACCACTTCCAGCTCGCCCGGAATCACATTAGTGGCTCCGGTGCCTGCGTTGATGTTGGAAATCTGGAAACTGGTCGCCGGGAAGAAGTCATTGCCTTCATCCCAGTGTTCAGCTGCCAGTTCCGCCAGCGCAGGGGCCGCTGTGTGCACCGGGTTTTCTGCCAGGTGAGGGTAGGCCACGTGACCTTGCTTGCCGTGCACTTTTAATACGCAGCCAAGTGAGCCACGACGACCGTTTTTTACGGTATCGCCAACAGCGCTGGTGGATGACGGCTCACCAACAATACACATGTCGATTTTTTCGTTGCGCGCTTCCAGTGTTTCAACGACTTTTACAGTGCCGTTTTTGGCCGGACCTTCTTCATCGCTGGTAATCAGATAAGCGATGGAGCCTTTGTGGTTCGGATGTTTTTTTACAAAGTTCTCGGTGGCAACCAAAAACGCTGCCAATGAACCTTTCATATCCGCGGCGCCACGACCGTGTAACATGCCATCGATAATGGCGGGTTCAAACGGTGGGTTGTCCCAGTTTGATTCCGGGCCGGTGGGCACCACGTCTGTATGGCCAGCAAAACACACCAGCGGGCCTTCGGTGCCACGGCGTGACCAGAAATTATCAACCTCTTCAAAACGTAGTTCTTCGTTTTTGAAGCCTGCTGCAGCCAGACGCTCCATCATCAGTGCCTGACAACCTGCGTCTTCCGGAGTCACTGAGTGGCGGCGGATCAGATCAAAAGCCAGTTCCAGTGTGGGGGTTAATGACTGGTTGTTGGCTGTATCGGTTGTCATGTGAGTACCTTAATTTAAAACTGTGTAATCAGAATGGCGCATTCAGGATGGTTTTTTACAGCGCGCGATAGTATCACAGCGCGACAGTGCGCTAAATCCTGTAAATAGTCCCTGAAGCAATTGCGTCACGTTTTCGCGGTGGTAACATACGCGCCCTCTGAATTTTGATAACTCCATAGGTAGTAACACGATGAGCCAGCCACTGACTCTGGAAGAATTAAACAAGGTGATGGAAGAAGCTGATCTGCTGAAGTCCGAGCAGGAAGTTGAAGCAGCATTATCTTCAATGGCGGATGCCATTACTGATCGTTTAAAAGATTCGATGCCTGTGGTGTACGGCATTATGAATGGCGGCCTGGTAACGGCTGGTCGTTTGTTGCCTAAGCTGAACTTCCCGCTGGAGCAGGGCTATATGCACGCCACGCGTTATCGTGGTGAAACGACCGGCTCAACCGATCTGCAATGGCAGGCACCGCCGTCAATTGATATGACGGATCGCACGGTACTGATCGTGGATGATATTTTTGACGAAGGAAATACGCTGTGTGAAGTGGTCCGGTCCTGCAAACAGCAGGGTGCAAAAGAAGTAATTACTGCCGTTTTGGTTAATAAGGTGCATGACCGTAAAAATACCGATCTGTGCATCGATATCGTGGGTATGGATGTTGAAGATCGTTACGTGTTTGGTTGCGGTATGGACTATCGCGGTTACTGGCGTAATGCGCCGGGTATTTATGCGGTAAAAGGCCTGTAACGCCGTACGTTATCCAGATATAAAAAAACGCCACTGACTCACATCAGTGGCGTTTTTTTATGGCCGAATTTCAACTGTCAGAGCTTCAGTTGTCAGAGTCTCAGCTATTAGAGTCTCGGATGTCAGACTCTCAGTTGTCAGAATCGGGCTCAGGCAGTCTGTATTTCTTTTTCTTCAGCAGATTCTTCCGCTACCTTAGCCTTGCGACCAGGTTTAACTTTTGCGGCTGGTTTGGGAAGGCGCCAGCAGAAATAGCCACATACCAGAGCCATAGCGATCAGTGTCAGATGAATGCCATCGACAATTTCATTGCCACCACCCAGCCAGCGCTGGCTGATTAACGCATC is from Bacterioplanoides sp. SCSIO 12839 and encodes:
- a CDS encoding DNA polymerase III subunit chi; protein product: MTQVYFYILGGQNITDQWLFACRLTQKAVRKGNNILLQVDNEQQAKELSDLLWCHHPEAFIPHSLSGSSQANPDNSPGQVCINWHTDPEHQDFPAHQHDVLINLSGKMPDFFGRFYRFIEVVVQHDDVLDYTRKHYKFLKDRGYPITHEDMRLR
- the dapE gene encoding succinyl-diaminopimelate desuccinylase, with product MTTDTANNQSLTPTLELAFDLIRRHSVTPEDAGCQALMMERLAAAGFKNEELRFEEVDNFWSRRGTEGPLVCFAGHTDVVPTGPESNWDNPPFEPAIIDGMLHGRGAADMKGSLAAFLVATENFVKKHPNHKGSIAYLITSDEEGPAKNGTVKVVETLEARNEKIDMCIVGEPSSTSAVGDTVKNGRRGSLGCVLKVHGKQGHVAYPHLAENPVHTAAPALAELAAEHWDEGNDFFPATSFQISNINAGTGATNVIPGELEVVFNFRFSTELTAEILQQRTEAILDKHGLKYDIEWNLSGQPFLTDCGPLVDASVQAIKEITGRDTELSTAGGTSDGRFIAPTGAQVLELGPINATIHQVNEHVSADDLNTLTTVYERMLELLLAAD
- a CDS encoding hypoxanthine-guanine phosphoribosyltransferase, whose translation is MSQPLTLEELNKVMEEADLLKSEQEVEAALSSMADAITDRLKDSMPVVYGIMNGGLVTAGRLLPKLNFPLEQGYMHATRYRGETTGSTDLQWQAPPSIDMTDRTVLIVDDIFDEGNTLCEVVRSCKQQGAKEVITAVLVNKVHDRKNTDLCIDIVGMDVEDRYVFGCGMDYRGYWRNAPGIYAVKGL
- a CDS encoding putative RNA methyltransferase, with the translated sequence MTDGLASLLICPVCQAPLSSDDNKHWYCANNHSFDRARQGYLNLLLAHKKRSKAPGDDAQMVAARQRLLDSGVYQPISDLLNNAVQQASANSPMQLCDVGCGEGYYTERLANHLTSNNINNRCYGVDISKEAVKSAARRSKQSGLKSEQAEWLVASGAALPFQPQSLDAITCLFTRLMPEGFRSVLKPSGTVFTINTGLTHLREMRDILYPEVKDSCFNPTKVMSQHGFICVNEQPLNYTIELTSSQQIHDLLLMTPHVWKANTEARQRLLEHEQLSLSIDVVLHQFVLSEEPDDTNGESA